TTGTCGCGGGATATTCGGGGTGGATTTCGAAGTGGAGCAGGCCATGGGCGATGCGCAGCGCCGTTTCCGCCTCCGCGGGGCTCGCCGCCCGGGCAAAGAGGAACCCAAGGTAGGTCGCCCCGTCGGGAGGCGGCGCAATGATCTGGCCGGGTTCCACCGTAATGGCCACGCCTGTGATCCCAGGTACCGACTGCGCGGCGGCGAGGCCTTCGAGCCCGCGGTAAATACCGCGCCGTGGAATCGGGATCATCATCACGCCCGCAGCGCCGCGCTCGCCGGCCGCCTCAGTGCCGACCGGAAGCGACAGGAGCGATTCGCCCACCACCTGGCGCAAGATCAGCTCCTCGAGGCTCACGCCCAGGAGATGCTCGAGTACGCGAGCGCACAAGCCGCCGATGGAGCGGGCCGCGACCTCCAGGATCCAGACCCCCTGGCCATTGACCCGCACTTCGGCGTGCACGGGCCCGGTCACGAGCCCGGCGGCACGGCAGGCGCGCGCCACGTCCTCATGGATGCGGTCCTGAAGCACCTGCGGCAGCCGCGACGGTGTGATGTAGAGCGTTTCCTCGAAGTAGGGCCCGTCCAGGGGATCGGGCTTGTCGAACAAAGCGAGGATGCTTAACTTCCCCCGCTGCAGGCTGCCTTCCAAGGCATACTCGCGCCCGGGAATGAAGTCCTCGAGGACCAGGCCCAGGTCCTGAGCGTCGCGGTCGGCGCGGACCTGGATGGCCCGTACCCAGTTCACCGCCCGCATCAGCGCTTCGGGATCGTCGGCACGGATCACGCCGCGGCTTGCCGATAGGCGCCGGGCCTTCACCACCACGGGAAACTCGAGCTCGCCAAACAGTTTGCGGGGATCTTCTCCGCTCGGCAGGTGACGGAATCCGGGACACCGGAATTCGCGTTCCTGGAGCAGCCGGCGGAACGCCAGCTTGTCGCCCACCGTGCGCACCGCCTGGGCGGGATTTCCCGGCAGGCCAAGACGCTCCGACAGGAGGGCCGCAAGCTCCACTCCCGAATCGTCCACCGCCAGCACCGCATCCGGGATGCCGTTCATTTCCCGCAACACGGTTTCCGCCGCCTGCGCCGGCTGGTCGAAGTGCAGCGCCATGATGGGAGCGAGCCCCCAGGACGGCGCCAATCGGTGGCAGTAGTTGCCCGCGGGCACGATTTCCACGCCCAGCTTTTTGGCGGCCGCAAGAAAGTCGTTATTGCGGTAGCCGGTGGTGGGCAGAAGCAGCAAAACGCGCTTCATGGCGAAAGCTGCGTCTTTCTCTCGCAGTAATACCTTTCCATCACCGCGTTGGCTGCGTGCGCTTCGCCAAGCTTCTCGACGACCGCCCCCCACTTGTCGCCAGGAATGGCCACATACATTTCCTCGTCCGGCAGACCGGTAAACGTCCGGTTGCCTTTGCAGCCGAGCGAGACGGAGATCTCGCGGCTTGCCGTTGTCAGCGGAAGGACGGCACAGGCGGGACGACCCAGCGCGTTCGTCAGGGCGCTACCCGCCCCTGCCTTGAGGGCGGCTTCGTAAATCAGCATGGCCTGCGCCGGCTTCGCCGCGATCAGCACCACATCGGGCTTGAAGCCGGCGCCGTCGATCGGGCCGTACGCCACGGCACCGGGAGATTTGGCGAGCGTCGGGATACCCGGCACTTCCTCGGTCGCAACGTAGTTGTTTCGAGCCATGAACACGATCGTGTCATTCAGCTCGTGCGCACGCTCGGGCGGCAGCGCGATGCTGTGGGTGTGGCTTCCAACCGCGCAGTTGTAATGATCGGAGGCAACCGTATAAAAGGTCTGCCCACTCATAGCTTTTTCCCAGAACATGCAACCGGCAGGCACGGGTCCGCCTTCCCAGCGCGGGATGCCCGGAGGCGGCGAGTCGAAAAAGGCTATGGCGATGGCTTTCATGGGCACGCTCAGAAAGATTGCAGCTGCTGCTCGGTCGGCTCGGCGCAGCAGTACCACGGTTCGGAAAGACGCGGGATCGGCGCGCCGAGATCGCCCGGAAGCTCAGGCGCGGGGCGCGCGGCAGCCTCATGGGCCATGCGCCAAACGGCGGCGAACACTTCGCGGCGGGGAACCGATTGCTGCTCGCAGCGGGCGACTTCCGCTTGCACGTCCTGCTGCAGGCGATCCACGCGGGGATCGCGATGAATCCATGGATAGCCGAGGAGCGCCGCGTCGAAGCCGAGGAGCCTCTCCCTGAAGCCGGGCAGCTTCAGCAGCCAGGAGCCTTCGGGCACGAGCAGCCGAATGGTGAGCTGTACCGGCGGCACGCTTTCCACAAGCTGCAGCTCCACGAGCCGCTCGAGCAGCGCGAGGTAGCCCTCCAGGGTAGTCCACGGGGTGAAGGCGACAAAGGTCGGTGCGAGCGCAATGCCGGCTGCACCCGTGAGCGCGACGGCCTGGTCGAAGTCGCGGCTGGTGTGGTTCTTGTCGAGATGGCGCAGGATCTCGTCGTCCACGGCTTCCACGGCGGAGGTGATGAACAGGCATCCGCTCGCGCGCAGCTCGGGCAATAGCGCTCCATGATCGATCAGGTGCTGAATCTTGATGGTCGCGTCGAACGTGACCTGGGGGAACGCTTCGTGCAAGGCGCGCGCGAGCCTCAGGCCATGGGTGGGCCCGTTGAAGAAATCCGGGTCGCCGAAGGAGATGTGGGTGGCGCCTTCTTTCACCTGCTGGCGAATGTCCTGCATCACCGTGTCGGCCGGAACGATGCGGAACGTTCCCTGGTACACCGGGACCACGGGGCAGTGCCGGCACAGGTGCTTGCAGCCCCGGCTGCCCTCGGCGAATCCGGCGACCCGGGTCGATCCGTCCGGCAGCACCAGGTGGGCGTAGCGTGAGAGCTTCGGCAGGCCGCTGCGGTCCGGCACCTCGAACGCCATCTTGGCAAGGCTGATGACCGGCTCGCTCTGCACCCGCGGATCTCCATCGATCCGCAGTCTCCGGCAAAGCGAGGCGAGCGCCGGCTCGACCTCTCCGCCCAGTACGGTGTCCACGCCCAGCCCGCGCAGCAGCGCCTCGTTCATGGGGGCGTAGAGCCCGTAGACGCAGAGGTGCGCCTCCGGGGCGAGCAGCCTGATGCGCGGCAAGGCCTGCACCGCGATGCGCGTGGCGGTATGCATGCCCACGTAGACGGCTACCAGGCCGGCGTCCTGTAGGACTTCGGCATCGAGCTTCTGCAGCGACAGATCGAGGCAGCTCACCGCGAAGCCGTCGCGCTTGAGCCACGCGGCAGGCTGCGCCAGGGCAAACGGCTGCCGCCCCAGCTCGTAGGGATTGACGAGGACGACCTTGAAGGCGCCCGTTACTTTGATTTCGGCCGCGCCTCGAAAGGCTCGGGCCCCGGCTCGCGGCTCGCCCCCGCGTTCTCGATGCGCTGTAGGTATTCGCGCCATAGCTTTTCGCGGTTCTGGCCTAGCCAGTAGAGGTAGTCCCAGGAATAGATGCCCGTGTTGTGTCCGTCGGAGAACGTCGGCTGTACCGCATAGCTGCCGCTCGGCTCCAGCGACAGGATCTCCACGTCGCGCTTGCCGGCCTGCAGCACCTCCTGGCCGGGCCCGTGGCCGCGGACTTCGGCCGAAGGCGAGTACACGCGCAGCAGCTCGTAGCTCAGCTCGAACTGGCTGCCGTCCGAGAACGCGATCTCCATGCGCCGCGACTTCTGGTGCAGCTTGATCTCGGTCGGCAGCGGCGCGTCGTTGTCCATGCGGACCGCCTACTTCTGTTGCGTCGGCGGCACGTAGCCGGCGGCCACGTCGGCGCCACTGCCGAAAAAATGGTTCTCCATCTGCTGCGCGAGGTAGTCGCGCGCCTTCTTGTCGGCGAGGTTGAGCCGGTTCTCGTTCACCAGCATCTTCTGGTGCTCGAGCCACAGCCGCCACGCTTCCTTCGACACGTTCTCGAAGATGCGCTTGCCGAGCTGTCCGGGATAGGGCGGGAAATCGAGCCCC
The Betaproteobacteria bacterium genome window above contains:
- a CDS encoding radical SAM protein, giving the protein MARIPTAHRERGGEPRAGARAFRGAAEIKVTGAFKVVLVNPYELGRQPFALAQPAAWLKRDGFAVSCLDLSLQKLDAEVLQDAGLVAVYVGMHTATRIAVQALPRIRLLAPEAHLCVYGLYAPMNEALLRGLGVDTVLGGEVEPALASLCRRLRIDGDPRVQSEPVISLAKMAFEVPDRSGLPKLSRYAHLVLPDGSTRVAGFAEGSRGCKHLCRHCPVVPVYQGTFRIVPADTVMQDIRQQVKEGATHISFGDPDFFNGPTHGLRLARALHEAFPQVTFDATIKIQHLIDHGALLPELRASGCLFITSAVEAVDDEILRHLDKNHTSRDFDQAVALTGAAGIALAPTFVAFTPWTTLEGYLALLERLVELQLVESVPPVQLTIRLLVPEGSWLLKLPGFRERLLGFDAALLGYPWIHRDPRVDRLQQDVQAEVARCEQQSVPRREVFAAVWRMAHEAAARPAPELPGDLGAPIPRLSEPWYCCAEPTEQQLQSF
- a CDS encoding oxidative damage protection protein, with translation MARTIKCIKLGREAEGLDFPPYPGQLGKRIFENVSKEAWRLWLEHQKMLVNENRLNLADKKARDYLAQQMENHFFGSGADVAAGYVPPTQQK
- a CDS encoding DUF971 domain-containing protein; its protein translation is MDNDAPLPTEIKLHQKSRRMEIAFSDGSQFELSYELLRVYSPSAEVRGHGPGQEVLQAGKRDVEILSLEPSGSYAVQPTFSDGHNTGIYSWDYLYWLGQNREKLWREYLQRIENAGASREPGPEPFEARPKSK
- a CDS encoding ATP-grasp domain-containing protein — encoded protein: MKRVLLLLPTTGYRNNDFLAAAKKLGVEIVPAGNYCHRLAPSWGLAPIMALHFDQPAQAAETVLREMNGIPDAVLAVDDSGVELAALLSERLGLPGNPAQAVRTVGDKLAFRRLLQEREFRCPGFRHLPSGEDPRKLFGELEFPVVVKARRLSASRGVIRADDPEALMRAVNWVRAIQVRADRDAQDLGLVLEDFIPGREYALEGSLQRGKLSILALFDKPDPLDGPYFEETLYITPSRLPQVLQDRIHEDVARACRAAGLVTGPVHAEVRVNGQGVWILEVAARSIGGLCARVLEHLLGVSLEELILRQVVGESLLSLPVGTEAAGERGAAGVMMIPIPRRGIYRGLEGLAAAQSVPGITGVAITVEPGQIIAPPPDGATYLGFLFARAASPAEAETALRIAHGLLHFEIHPEYPATTAPTAGTAWSAS